The Cotesia glomerata isolate CgM1 linkage group LG7, MPM_Cglom_v2.3, whole genome shotgun sequence genome segment GTTACTTATAAATACAGGATATATCAAGGGTTCATCGGTCTGTGATTGTGAATAATAAGAGCAAAGTCCCTTGGTATGAGGTTAAAGGAACTTAATCATGCTTGTTTTTTCAAACTGTGCTATCTACGCAAAACTTATTGTTTGTTCGGCGCATTAATAGCTAATTTGTCATTTAGCGATGAATTTGGGAGAAGAAGGgatgaaaagaaaaagaagaggGGGActactcagtaggaatttttcagTAACCGAAGAAATAATTTGGACAGCCTCGATCAGGAATCGAACCTTGTTCTTTTAGTTGCACGCTAAAAGCTCTCTCAGTGAATGTTGAACTCTTATATttgatgtaaataatttacactaatcaatttaacacaatttaATTTCGAGTTTTCAATAAagacaaagaaattttttgtttttaaactaAAGCTCGAATTATCCTGCGTATGATAGATATCATTTTGAAATATCAAGATAACATTTAACATAAACAAAGTCTGTCAGGGGTTAAGAGCTTATAAGCTACactataaattttcatgttaatTGGTATTTGTCCTCATTCCTTTAATTCATGACACATGTACTACAAATATCGACACAACAGTACTCAACTGTCAATAAAAAAGCTACGTCACTCAGTCAAGTGTTTGCCTGTTGTTATTTGACTCAAAGGTTAGTGCTTGAACAGATAAAGaggttttttttacaatggttaattgaaatttattccCAATTGATTGatatatcattttattttaaataaacaactcATCATTAATGTCTGTTTAACGACATTAATTGATTCGATGAAGGTTATAAAGATCAACCGGTCTGTGAGGCTGGCATTCGTGTTTCGGCAGCCGGCCAACGATGTTGTCCAACAAAGCAGTGATTGTTCTCTGCATCTCCATCTTGAGCATCTCatgtaagaaaaaataaaaattattttttatagatttgaAATAGTATCGCCCAGACGATTCTCTAGCTTGAATTCAAGCGTCcttatcaaatttaattcttaCATTGTATGTATTTCTTTCAGGGATTCAAGCAATTTCTGTTGAAAAGGAGAAAGAATTTTCTCTGCCTGAAAACATCTCCCGATTGGTCACTCAAAATTCCACTTCCGAGCTAACGACTGAAGAAAATCGATCTTCAAACGACTCTGCAtcaaaatcaataacttttaCGGACGATAATTCTCTTTCTGAAGAAGACTCTAGTGCCGATAATTATTCTTCGGGAGTAGGCTCTGATACAGAGGATGATCTTCCTGAAGAAGGCTCTGGTACGGGTATTCATTTTTCTGGAGATGGCTCTGATGATACAGATGGTTTTTTGTATCTGAGAATTGAAAAGTATTCAAGAGATACCAGAATGAATCCCGTTCAATACTTTTGAATTCCATGTCAGAATTGAAAAGAATTcaaacgataaaaaatttaatcctaTTCAATACTTTTGAATTCCATTATAAGAATTAGAAAGTATTCAAATGATCGAAGTTTCAATtccatttaatatttttcaaaatgtcCGTATggattgaaaagaattgaaataattttcaatacttttcaatgagtatttttaatcagggatGTGACAACGTCATAGGTAATCTTACCATTATTTTTCACAGTACTTAATAATGTAGACTTTAGCTTAATCTCATATCTGTTTTAACTTTAACTGTAAACACTAACCTTAAATTAACGCGACTATTGCATTTTAATAGCCCGAGATTAAAAGGTTGagattgtttaatatttaaaatagatTATCACACTACAAAATGCGAATACATCAATTTTATCTGTTTTATTCGAACTGAATTTAAGATATATGTAAACATATTATTAACTTATACGCTAATGGTGTACACTCGACTTAGCGGGCTATGAACAGCatctaaaacaaattaaagGTACCCgagtcaaaatataaattccaATTTGAGCCTCAAAATCCTCAGTGAGGTTTTTGAGGGCTAATTTGGAATTTCAAGATAGATTTCAATATGGAAAGTCGTCACGATTTGAACCTCAAAATCCTACTTACGGATGGTTTTACAACTTTGAGGGTAAAAATAGAACTTCAGAATTCACGTTTGAACCTCAAAACCCTCACaatattcttcaataattttactattaaaaattttaaatgaatatggcactattgttttttaaatcctccctgcattttttaaataaacaaatggttttatctgataaaataaattcaaagtgATCGAggtgtaaaattttttggcaGTGGTACAAGTTGTCATATAacattttactaattaatttcatcaaaataaattagccaaattaaaaaaaaaaattttttttttttttttgggattgTTGTTTCAATTTGGGTGTTCAGATTATCGTTTCATATACTCAACACGTTTACCTTTCTTGTTTCCCTATGTatcgaaattaaattaatctaaaatcGTCTAACGCTCGGACTCGAACACGGAACCCTATGCTCTCTAAGCCTAAACCCAACCGACTACTCTATActacgcaaaaaaaaattctaactttaaaattaaatatttccaaAACTGTATGATGcaacaatttcattttgtACAAATCGAtacagaattattattatatatactctgagaaaatgcaaaaaaaattagaaaaacggttgaccctgaaggccatctctgcaacttcccgctaattccatacttaggcgcttaaaattgtaccaatgacgtttttgagctcttcgagcttaaaaatacaatttatgggttattttgagctctccgagctcaaagtaATGGGAACACTAGTTTAATAGAGTAATGTCACCATTATTATACTAGATAGGCATATTAACTTGATATttctcttttaaaatattaagactaataataataaataaaagtcattttatttattcatgttGATGGCGAAGGTTCGATGATCTTTGcagataataaaaacaaatatattttcatcagGTCGTTGCATTGCTGACTTTGATGTTTTTATGCGCAGTAAAGCTAATGCTTGGTGACAAGATTAATCTTGTTTAATATTGTGCAGTTCAAATTTGTACAACTGTGTGCAAATGTATCATTGGATAAATACATGACGAACAATAACTGTATATATGTAGTTGGTAAAGATCTGTATACGTGTAGTGCGGTAGTCAATGTCGGGAAAACGTCATGATTCACCTTGAAAAACGTAGAAGTTACAGCGGTGAGTAACCTCTGTGCCATTGAAGTGACACGCAATGTCACGAATTACATTTCTTGCTAAGGTCGTGTACATACATTTACTATACaactttttgtttatatttttattaattatataatttataattgctaTTTTAAACTTCGCGCTCAAAAaatcaactatttttaaaaatcgggaagttattggttctatcgtattttgtaaaaattgagtttCATTAGATCTCGACATTTTAagatcacaggaagcttccgtGACTACtgccgcgatgttgtcactatgtttGTGTGTTCGTGTGTTTTTCAAAGCCGGATAGTTCTGATGTGGAATGCACTGTCTTCCTACGTCCatgtccaattttttttttcagcataTGTAAATCTCTGTGTTTAAAGTTTTCAAAAGatttcagaatttaaaaaatttttattgacataATAATAAGTTACAATGTTCTTAATAGTACAGTACCGACGGAAAATTTCCGGACAACCTTCTTGTTTACTTTTTAACTTGAATATGATAcataaacaaattaacttgatCTATAAAGAAAATGCTATTTCATTTTACAAAGTGTGTACGATCgtgtcatttattttatttttgatttattttacttttaataatcgttttaataaattttcatcttgTCCGGATTTTCATCTGTCGGTagtgtatataatatatatacactatacagggtgtcccaaaagtcacggacgccattgtagcatctgatgaatgaaataattctgagacgaaaagtccttagccctttttcaattaaccgcatagataattaattattaattaaaaataacgtctctttatttgttagagagacagcgccagtgtccagtaaagtatgtgccaaacaaagacacaactaactgtatgactaactagtttctatagctaacgtagtcacgcatatttacttacacattcacacgtgcaagcgtcttcgttggaacgcacttgacttgacactagtgctctctctctctaacgcatagaaggacgttattttataGAGCTttcaattctgaaaaaaaaacccgCCGATGGTCAAAGCGATGCTATGAAACGCCACTGaactatataaatttaaacctAAAAAAGTCAGAGTTTCTGTTTTTTTAAGGGGCAATCTTTGAACGCCTGGGTCGaggtcttaatattaatattaagggcccAAACTTTCgtggtattttttttgagtacttgcaacaaaatttcacgatgggactgaaaaaaaaaaaaattgttgaaagaaaaagtactCTAATATATATTGTCGTTGTTTTTGTCTAAATCACTGTCACATTATGATAATTAGCATATTTATGGGTTTGCTAGGAATTTGACAGCCCTGAGCTAAAATATCTAAATCCGAAAACTTGATCCGCCTGATAATGCGTGTTATTTAGTCACTTTTGTTGTCATATTTTTAAACGTGAATCACAAACAACTTGTggatcgtaaaaaaaaataaatgatgcTACGAACATCTGAATCTTCACTAGTATTATATGACGAGCATAGATTTTCAAGtctttattatcaaatatacGTCACTGGGTAACACTATAAAATCAACAGACTCGTTCAAAACACTCCACAATATTTTTGCACTTCTCCGATTCGCTTGTTTCAAactattgtattattttttatcagtttagtttaaataaatatttatctaaaatGGAAGAagtttttgcaaaaattgcaTTCGTAGAATTAGCTCCGGATATAATAGTGCCATATGAATGGCCCGTTGGTCGTATCCATGGCGTCGTATTAAAATCTGCGAAAGAGGTCATTATGCAGAACACTCATGAGGATCTAATTTTGCAGGTGGATGATATCCCGGCAAAGTTGTGTAGATACGTCAGAAAGCACCGTTTCTACCatgttttcaaaaaaatatccaGAGAGTAAGTAAACATACTTTCGTCGATGTAACGTCAATCATTGTAACCACCTTACGCAATTAAGTTATTGATAAAGTTATTTCCATTCCAGAGACATGTGTGGTTGTTATGTTTACGATGTTACTTTGTCTGAAGatcaaaataaaagaaaaatggaGGAATCCAACGGGACTAACTCTTGTGATGACTCTAAACTGAGACGTAAACATTCTTACTCCGAAGATTATACGATATCATATTACTACATCCCTCACCACTCGTATgtatgatttatttatcataaagtTTACTGATATATTCTAGGGCGTAAAAATCGAGTTCAAGTCAAAACGAATTTCTTTTCAGTAGACGGGAGCTGCTCAACATAGACGCTAACGCTCATGCGATGCACCGAGGCACAATGCGACACGTCAAGCGGTGAGttgtaagaaattaaataagcAATAAGTATTCGTTAGTAGATACTGTAATTGCATATCTaacttgacattttttttcaacagagTAAGTCAACTAAATCTCAATGAGCGGGTTTTTCACGTGTAAGGACGGTGCTTCCAAACGGAAACCAGTTAATAGTCTTAAGTAatttgtattataaaaaaaaaactagttcTACAGGTCTGGACACGctctatataaatattacaaatgtaatgtatttacattttttgtgttgaattttttttatcttaataagAATATGATAAAGTTATTACATAGTAGCCAATTAGCATagtttttatagattttaatgTAGAATAAAGAACTATAAATTGTTATGTACAATTAATGTTTGAACACATCATTAAAGGTGAATTAtggtatatttttataagcttttaaaggatgaataaataatatattgtaaaaaatattgtagtccatttatttatgttacCTTACACAGAATGTATGACACCATACATATTACATAGTATATTTTAAGTTGGAATGATTAGCAATACTCCTTAACAGAATATATTAATACTGATCGATCTAAATTGCTCAGCTAGGAAAAGCCAAATTTATACGAGGAATTTCTTACTTGAAAGAATTTCTACATTTTTACTTACAATGATATCTACACTAGACGAACAGGGTTCTGTTGTATAGGCGATTCAAGTCCTAATCTTTTATTCGCTTAATTAAAGCCTTCCTTATCTGCCTTTTTATTGAGGCTGTGGACGGACGTGGACTTTCTGTATCACATTTACCCTGTTCCTCGCCACTTCCTAGGATTTTAGGGAGTGAAATATAGAAAAACTACAGAAAAAATCCTTGCTAGTACAATTAGAGCCGAGTTAAGTCCTCGGTAATTGATAGGGAAATCTTCTTTATCTATTACCAGAACATTAGTGCCCTTCTCTTAGTAAGCAGAGAACTACGCGCAGACCAGCCCGTAACTaagcggtcacccatccaagTAGCAACCACTCTCGATGCTACTTAATATGTGCGATGTCAGAATCATGCGCAATATTTGTCACATATAGATACTTCTTACATGGGAAGCGATAGAGTTATAAATACCTGGTTCAACATTactaaacataaaaataatttaatatattcttTAAGTCCAACataatcttaatttaaaatgacaaTTTAGCTGCAAAGCCTCAATCTAATCCAATTAagcatttaataattactgttTTATCGAAAAACGTCAATTGATTAGATACTGGCTATCTCGTACAATTAAAGTCCGACAAAATAGGTTCGTTTGGATATTCTAATGTaacaaaaacatattttaGTGAATTTGGAATCATGAAATCGAAGTTTTATGATCATTAATTACTCCTTTGATGGGTTTGTTTTGAGACAATGCTCTATGATATCGTAAAACTGCCTCTCAATGTAAATTGATTGAAGAGATTCAATTCGAGCTCTATTAGCATATGAAAATCCTCGTTGTTTTACAATACTATAAATATGATGTTTGGGGAAGACGTtcgattgttttgattttgtGGTGCTATTGCCTAGTCGTCACCGACAGACCTCGTCAACTTAAAGGTAAATTCTTAAATCTATTACCATATTCCCTAGACTAGGAAAGGAtgtcattattataaaaaactcAGGGGACACTATTTATGGTGTTCTAAAAACGAATACTAGTTTTCACCCTAAATGCTAATCATCATTAgctttatacaattatttgtattaataaacgtcaattataaaaacttttttcgtaGC includes the following:
- the LOC123269760 gene encoding uncharacterized protein LOC123269760, whose product is MLSNKAVIVLCISILSISWIQAISVEKEKEFSLPENISRLVTQNSTSELTTEENRSSNDSASKSITFTDDNSLSEEDSSADNYSSGVGSDTEDDLPEEGSGTGIHFSGDGSDDTDGFLYLRIEKYSRDTRMNPVQYF
- the LOC123269860 gene encoding uncharacterized protein LOC123269860; translation: MEEVFAKIAFVELAPDIIVPYEWPVGRIHGVVLKSAKEVIMQNTHEDLILQVDDIPAKLCRYVRKHRFYHVFKKISREDMCGCYVYDVTLSEDQNKRKMEESNGTNSCDDSKLRRKHSYSEDYTISYYYIPHHSRRELLNIDANAHAMHRGTMRHVKRVSQLNLNERVFHV